The following coding sequences lie in one Ostrea edulis chromosome 8, xbOstEdul1.1, whole genome shotgun sequence genomic window:
- the LOC130049706 gene encoding uncharacterized protein LOC130049706, whose product MDLKELTERHLDLQTRSMRDTLVISGIIETDEEDTEAILKKFIEQELQITDDIQFDRVHRVGRRLRNKHRPIVAKFVLCKDRERVRKAALRLAGKLFSISELFPREINERHKLLYPQYKLAKQQGRRVTMIADKLFINGNPVHVNPRPIHQPNHLNSPYRSGAAESRAAQKKSVNAPPKVG is encoded by the coding sequence ATGGATCTTAAAGAACTTACAGAACGCCATCTAGACCTGCAAACCAGATCGATGAGAGATACTTTAGTGATCAGTGGTATTATTGAAACAGATGAGGAAGATACAGAAGCCATACTCAAGAAATTTATAGAACAAGAATTGCAGATCACAGACGACATCCAGTTCGATCGTGTACATCGAGTGGGAAGACGACTTAGAAATAAACACAGACCCATTGTTGCAaaatttgtactatgtaaagataGGGAACGGGTTCGAAAGGCAGCACTACGTCTTGCAGGAAAATTGTTCAGCATCAGTGAGCTATttcccagagaaataaatgaaaggCACAAATTACTGTATCCTCAATACAAGTTGGCCAAACAACAGGGACGACGTGTTACCATGATCGCGGACAAGCTGTTTATAAATGGAAATCCCGTACACGTCAATCCCAGACCAATCCACCAACCCAATCATCTCAACAGTCCGTACAGAAGTGGCGCTGCAGAATCACGCGCAGCGCAGAAGAAAAGTGTAAATGCGCCCCCGAAAGTAGGATAG
- the LOC130049101 gene encoding toll-like receptor 4 isoform X1 gives MISHSPEKSEHIVLGAVLTTCTDQDNLHHTAYYISDHMPDMKPITWITVSMLAVVTTRGGEKYSSFNDCSYATYEGKLYAHCEGLGLHSAPRFSNEVIGVNFANNTFEHVPANLPRYILYLNKSHNHLQKLDTTSLDRYSLLRNFSISCNKLHEVQAGTFVNNSKLQHLDVSNNQVLTIHAIYNISRDLKNSAIKILNTEKLQCTYGVSNFIKIYHVAHLKDTQLEELNMASNRIYSLETGALASRPKSLRVLNLSDNMLIFGFYMMEFAVLRNLEILNISFQLQFHQAIMNIEFFENCNDTLNPSRMAEPDHKNDDHSKIKVLKVLKRGDVWQ, from the exons ATGATATCGCACAGTCCAGAAAAGAGTGAACACATTGTGTTGGGAGCGGTACTGACGACTTGCACCGATCAGGATAATCTTCATCACACAGCGTATTATATTTCCGACCACATG CCTGATATGAAGCCAATTACTTGGATCACTGTTTCAATGCTTGCTGTTGTGACAACGCGTGGTGGGGAAAAGTACTCATCTTTCAACGATTGTTCTTATGCAACATATGAGGGGAAATTATATGCTCACTGTGAGGGCCTCGGATTACATAGTGCACCAAGGTTCTCTAACGAAGTCATTGGAGTTAATTTTGCCAACAACACATTCGAGCATGTTCCGGCAAATCTACCTAGATATATTTTGTATCTGAACAAGTCTCACAATCACCTGCAAAAATTGGACACCACTTCATTAGATAGATACAGCCTACTAAGAAATTTCAGTATTTCATGCAACAAACTTCATGAAGTTCAGGCTGGTACTTTTGTGAACAATTCGAAACTTCAACACCTAGACGTCTCCAATAACCAAGTCCTTACCATTCACGCCATTTATAACATATCACGTGATCTGAAAAATTCCGCAATCAAAATCTTAAATACcgaaaaattacaatgcacttATGGAGTTAGTAACTTTATCAAAATCTACCATGTTGCGCATTTAAAGGATACCCAACTAGAAGAATTAAATATGGCTTCGAACAGAATATACAGTCTGGAAACGGGCGCATTGGCCTCGCGTCCAAAATCACTCCGTGTTCTAAATCTGTCAGATAATATGCTGATTTTTGGATTCTACATGATGGAATTTGCGGTTCTGCGGAATTTGGAAATACTTAACATCAGTTTTCAGTTACAGTTCCATCAAGCTATAATGAATATCGAATTCTTTGAAAATTGTAATGACACATTAAATCCTTCTAGAATGGCTGAACCGGACCACAAGAATGACGACCAttcaaaaatcaaagtactgaaggtACTGAAACGAGGTGACGTTTGGCAGTGA